Sequence from the Candidatus Neomarinimicrobiota bacterium genome:
AAAAGCGGTTCCGATAAAGTGTATCTTTTGAAGCAGATAATTTTTTATTTCCCAACTGGAGTGCATTGACCAAACTAAAATATTTATGGATAGATGCCACTTGCCCATCCACAATATCTTGTGAACGGGAAAATAAAAAAGGTTCTGACTTTATAGCTTCATCCAAATCAGATTGCAATTCTTGGTCTGTTTTTAAAATAGGATAATTAAAAGGCGCTACAACTTCTTCCCGCGCCACATCATTCAGTTGATAAGAATAGAGAAGTGCCTTTCCCTGGGGAAAGAAGAATGATAGAACAGCAATAACTGCCATTAAGATGGATATTTGCCGCCAATAATGATTTAGAATATCAGAAAATTTCTGGTAAATGGATGGCTTATTGGGAATGCGGACCATTAAAATCCTTTGACAGAATTAACAATATTTTTTGCAATAATCAGGCGTTGAATTTCACTGGTGCCTTCGCCAATTTCAAGTATTTTCGCATCACGGAAATAGCGCTCAACATCATATTCTTTAACATAGCCATATCCTCCAAGAATTTGGATCGCTTCCGTTGTTGTTTTCATGGCAGTTTCACTGGCAAACAGTTTGGCCATAGCACCTTCTTTAATAATATTTTTTCCTTGATCCTTCATCCACGCCGCATGGAATGTTAGCAATTTTGCCGCTTCGATCTCGGTAGCCATATCAGCCAATTTATTCCCCACAGCTTGGAATTCATGAATCTCTTTCCCAAACGCTTTTCGTTCAGTGGAATATTTTAAGGCTCGCTCATATGCTCCCAAAGCAGTCCCTACAGAAAGGGCCGCTACGGAAATCCTTCCTCCGGTTAACGTTTTCAGGAATGTTTTAAATCCTTTCCCCGGTGTTCCCAACATATTTTCGGCAGGGATAACCATATCTTCAAAAAATAATTGCCGTGTGTCGCTGGCACGCCATCCCATTTTCTTTTCTTTGGGGCCCAGTTTAAATCCCGGCGTATCGGTTGGAACAATAAAAGCGCCGATTCCTAAATCTTCTCCATTTTCAATTATTCGAGAAGTAATGTTGATGAGACCAGCTTCACCGGCATTGGTAATAAATATCTTCCCACCGTTGATTACATAATCATTACCTTTTTTTACAGCAGTTGTTTTGGTGGCTCCTGCATCACTCCCCGCTCCCGGTTCTGTAAGGCCAAAAGCTCCGATCATTTCTCCGGAGGCTAAAGCAGGGACATATTTTTTTCTCTGTTCCTCATTCCCCGCAATTACGATTGGTGTTGTGCCCAAGGATGTATGGGCCGCCATTGTAATGGCCACAGAAGCGTCGGCTCTTGCCAATTCCATCACAGCGGCTGCATAGGCTACCGTGTCCATTCCGCCACCGCCCAATTCCTCCGGGATGGGAATTCCCATGAGGCCCAATTCAGCCATTTGATTGACCAAGTTTCGTGGAAATATTTCTTTTTCATCCAAATCGGCAGCGATTGGGGTGATTTCATTATTGGCGAAATCACGTACCATTTCTACCAACATTGTATGTTCATCTGAAAAAAATAATTTGTCCATTTTTCTCTTATTTATCGTTTGAAATTAAATTCCTAAAAAGTTGGATTATAATGAGTATTTTACCACCGAATGGCGGCTGAAGCCCAAGTATATCCAGCACCAAAAGCGGCCAATATTATATTGTCACCTCTTTTGATTTTACCTT
This genomic interval carries:
- a CDS encoding acyl-CoA dehydrogenase, whose translation is MDKLFFSDEHTMLVEMVRDFANNEITPIAADLDEKEIFPRNLVNQMAELGLMGIPIPEELGGGGMDTVAYAAAVMELARADASVAITMAAHTSLGTTPIVIAGNEEQRKKYVPALASGEMIGAFGLTEPGAGSDAGATKTTAVKKGNDYVINGGKIFITNAGEAGLINITSRIIENGEDLGIGAFIVPTDTPGFKLGPKEKKMGWRASDTRQLFFEDMVIPAENMLGTPGKGFKTFLKTLTGGRISVAALSVGTALGAYERALKYSTERKAFGKEIHEFQAVGNKLADMATEIEAAKLLTFHAAWMKDQGKNIIKEGAMAKLFASETAMKTTTEAIQILGGYGYVKEYDVERYFRDAKILEIGEGTSEIQRLIIAKNIVNSVKGF